A single genomic interval of Tsukamurella paurometabola harbors:
- a CDS encoding helix-turn-helix transcriptional regulator produces MATSRIERLTNLVICLLYTQRPLDRDYIRKNVFGYDPESDDEAFERMFERDKADLRELGVPIEVAPVSRINSAVGYRIALDEYALGDIDLDPEEATAVAVASALWQSPELSAAAQSAVQKLRAGGMDVNGPGAGVSPGIAPDRGAEGALLAMLEGVDRRRQVTFEHRANPAQPYVDRTLHPWGVVTFRGSAYAVGHDVARDAVRTFKLSRVRGGAVTSSPATVRPPEGFDLHAHVVATVAERDPVGTARLWVAQGKGDGLRRLASAQADRDFRGRPGTELTVEMRSVDAVAREVSGLGPDAVVFEPAQLRDAVVERLTALAGER; encoded by the coding sequence TATGCCTGCTGTACACGCAACGCCCGCTGGACCGGGACTACATCCGGAAGAACGTCTTCGGGTACGACCCGGAGTCCGACGACGAGGCCTTCGAGCGCATGTTCGAACGCGATAAGGCGGACCTGCGCGAGCTGGGCGTCCCCATCGAGGTGGCGCCGGTGTCGCGGATCAACTCGGCCGTCGGATACCGGATCGCTCTCGACGAATACGCCCTCGGTGATATCGACCTCGACCCCGAGGAGGCCACCGCGGTGGCCGTGGCCTCGGCCCTGTGGCAGTCGCCGGAGCTGTCGGCGGCGGCGCAGTCCGCGGTGCAGAAGCTGCGTGCGGGTGGGATGGACGTCAACGGTCCGGGCGCGGGCGTGAGCCCCGGGATCGCGCCCGACCGCGGGGCCGAGGGCGCACTGCTCGCGATGCTCGAGGGGGTGGATCGACGCCGTCAGGTGACCTTCGAGCACCGCGCGAATCCGGCGCAGCCCTACGTCGATCGCACGCTGCACCCGTGGGGCGTGGTCACCTTCCGCGGCAGCGCGTACGCCGTGGGACACGACGTGGCGCGCGACGCGGTCCGCACCTTCAAGCTCAGCCGGGTCCGCGGCGGCGCCGTCACGAGCAGCCCGGCCACCGTCCGGCCGCCGGAGGGCTTCGACCTGCACGCGCACGTGGTCGCGACCGTCGCCGAGCGCGACCCGGTGGGCACCGCCCGGCTGTGGGTCGCACAGGGCAAGGGCGACGGTTTGCGGCGCCTCGCGTCGGCCCAGGCGGACCGCGACTTCCGGGGCCGGCCCGGCACGGAGCTGACGGTGGAGATGCGGTCGGTGGACGCGGTGGCGCGCGAGGTCAGCGGCCTCGGTCCCGACGCGGTGGTGTTCGAGCCGGCGCAGCTGCGCGACGCCGTCGTCGAGCGGCTCACGGCATTGGCGGGGGAGCGATGA